The genome window GCTCTTATCTTAATAACACATTATCTTAATCAAATGAGTATTGTATGTAGTAGCAAAATGCTCAGTTCAATTCTTTTCCATAACTTAAGTTGTTAAAACTATTTTATGTACTTTTCATCTCAATCTCAATGAGTTTATCAAGTTTCCTCGAGCAGTTTGCAAATAGCATCAGTTCATCAGTTTGCAAATAGGCTAGTTATGTGTACTTTCTGATGTTTTCTTAATTTGTTGATTTCTAGGACCCTAGGTTTCAGCCTGATATGTCAAGCACATACGACCCATTAAAATGCAATGTTGATTGTACATGCGACAAGGAGAATATGCAGTGTCTTTATGAGAGGCAGTATGCCGAAATGAGCTCCAGCAGCGGGTTGCTTGGCGTGGATTTTATATCATTTGGCAAAGAAAGTGCACTTAAGCCACAACGTGCTACTTTTGGCTGTGAAACTTCCGAATCAGGTGATTTGTTCAGTCAACATGCTGATGGCATAATGGGACTGGGCCGTGGCCAGCTCAGTATCATGGATCAGCTTGTTGACAAAGGTGTTATAAGTGATTCATTTTCTTTGTGCTATGGTGGTATGGATATTGGTGGGGGTGCAATGGTTCTTGGTGGAATCACACCACCTCATGGCATGATTTACGCCCGTTCAAACCCTGGACGCAGGTATAGTAAATCATCAGTTTTAGCAATGGTCAAGCTTAAAGAGTTCCTCTGCAATTACATTTGATACAATTCCCACGTTTACTCTAGTTTTGGGATGGAAACAGCCCATATTACAACATCGACCTGAAGGAAATTCATGTAGCTGGCAAGCCGTTGCGATTAAATTCAAAGATATTCAATGGCAATCATGGAACTGTATTGGATAGTGGAACCACATATGCTTATCTACCAGAGGAGGCTTTCAGAGCATTCAGAGATGCTGTAAGTTTCCACTCCACCTATATAAAGTATTCTAGTTTCATTTGAAAAGTATGTGTTAGTTCTCAATGATCCATTGACACTCTATGATGCCTCCACTACCTTTGGGAATTATACAGATGCCTAAAGTAAATCATCCTACGTTGGTCATCAACCTATATATGAATTTACTTTCTAAAGAAAATTTTGGGTATCAAATCACATCAATGAAAACTtgaaatctgcatgttatacaaGCTTTCTTTGATGTGTTAGATCTTGAAAatgatgtattttaataattaataccATTAAGTATTTAACTTGCTCTGCTGTTCCTATTCATCTGCCCATGTATGTAAAGTATGTGTTAGTGGCATTGTGTTCATCAGAAACTTGAATGTGTGCTTATTTCTTGAATACTACTTAAACTTTCATATGGTTGAAGACAAAAGTGGAGTTGGCTTATTTAGAACAAAACTTGTAAAATCAACTAGAGTAAGGCATTTGCAGAGTTTTAGGAAGAGATTATCATTTGAATATGACATATAGGCCCAGGAACATGTTCTTATTTTTgttttgtaataaaaatattcacTGAGCATTCAGCATTGTTCACTTGTGgttgaatatttttataaataaaattagaaaaattcaTTACATCAAATGACATACATGACGCTCACATGTAGACTTGAACTTGAGACCTATCACTTTGTGCAACAATGTACTAACCAACTCAGATGTCTTAATAAAAACACTTGCGGTTGAATCTTGAAGTTTATTTATTTCCAATTTATAAAGGCTTCATTAGTTCTTGCGATAATTCTAGAAGAAATCTTCTTACTCACTGAGCATTATGGATGTTTTGCTTATTATAGTCGGTTGTTGATCTTGATTCACTTCCTATTCCTCCAAAAAGCTTAATCCACTTAAGTTTTTATGATAATTGTAGAACAATATTCTACCCACCAAGCAATAGGCATTGTCTCTATCATGtggttgatttttatttttgatgctTCCTGATCCTTCCTAAAGCCTCACGCTTTTAGATACCATTCCTCACTTTATGCTGTTCAGCCTTTGTTGTCAGTTTCCTGTTCTGACCACTGTCAAGTTGGATTTCATTCTTTAACAACTTCCTCAGATATTTTTGGTTCAAATGCTTTTCTCAATCCATGATTTTGTTGCTTAGAAATGTTGTAATTATAACTAAGCAGATTTTTTTGGATCAAATGCAAAATGTAAATCATATTTGTTTACTCTCCATGGATCTGGATAATGTAGGGAGCTTTGTTTCCATTCCTTATCCCTAATTTTGGCATAGTTATTGTTGTTAGTTTGTGGGATAGCTAGTCATTTTCATGATACTGGCATTTATTATGAGTAGAATCTCAATGTATTAGTTTGTAATGTTTTGAATTAATTATTTCTTGATAAATATTTGTTCGTTACAGATAATGAGTAAGCTACATTCTCTGAAGCAAATTCGTGGACCAGATCCAAACTATAAAGATATTTGCTTTTCAGGTGCTGGAAGGTAATGCACCTATTTTGGAGTCAGCAAATTTTGATGTATgtttaattatatgatatgtaccATGTACTGAAGAGCTACATTAAATGTTTCCAGTGATGTTTCAGAACTCTCAAAGACCTTTCCTGAGGTTGAAATGGTATTTGGAAATGGACAAAAGCTTTCTCTTTCTCCAGTGAATTACTTGTTTCGGGTAATATTGTTAGTTCTGTCATTAAGGAAATGTAATACTGGTGCCATTAAGATGTAGGTGATTCGGATTGATCTGAGTAGCTGAtttgttttattttccttttccatTTTCATGTTCTAAAATAAAGCACTCAAAGGTTCGTGGTGCTTATTGCCTCGGTGTCTTTCAAAATGGAAAAGACCCAACAACACTTTTGGGTGGTATGACTTTTGATAATTGATGATTTAGTCCATATTTGTAATGTATGCTTTTTTTGAGCTTTACTTGTACCATCTAGATTGTACCATCTAGATCACTATAATGTAGTTATCTTATCAGTAATCAAAATTAAGGGACTTTAATCTGCTTTTCACTCCGAGCCTGATTAATTTCAAACTTCATTCACAAATTTAAATGTTACATCTTATTGGCTTGACAGATTTAGTTCATCTGACAGGAATCGTTGTCCGCAATACTCTTGTAACCTATGATCGTCAGAATGAAAGGATTGGATTCTGGAAAACTAACTGTTCTGTGTTATCGGAGAGATTACATAGTAATGAAGCTCCTGCACCGGCACCTTCAGTTTTCTCTGGTTCCAATTTAAGCATAGAAGAGTCACCAGCTCCTTCTCCTATTGGACTAGTGGACTCTGTACTGGCAGGTTTGTAAGTCTGCCTATTTGCTTATGACTTTATTTAGCTCTGAATTTTCACCCTGCAGAATTCATCTAGGTTTAAACATGTAGGATTGTGattaaaattctttcatgattatATTAGATAATCTAATCATTGCAAGAACAACCATCATCTGGATATGGAAATATGCTTTTAGTGAGATTTTATTCCCATTTCACGAAGTATGATTGGGCTTCTGCAATTAGATTACCCATTCTTATTATCGTTTTCAGGTCAATTCCGAGTGGGGGTCATAACCTTTGACATGTTCTTGAATATTTCTTTTGTGGACCTTGTGCCCCACATAAAGGAACTAGCAGAGCTAATAGCAAACGAGTTGGAGGTTGCTTCAGATCAGGTGGAGTAAACTATTGTATTCTGGGCCATGGTCTCATGAAAAAGTTCCATCCTTGTTGTGTGTGGTCTACATCATGGCCATGTTCATGACAATAGGCTCCTAGGCAGTAAGGAAGGATCATGGGGCAGCAGCACTATTTATTTTCCAATCTTGTTATTACATCTTTCATTTTTTGTTGTTTTAAAGTTATTTAAGAACTTGCTTTAAAATCTCTTTGTGGTTACAGGTTCATTTTATGAATAATACCGATAATGGGAATGGTACCTTGATAAGATGGGCTATTTTTCCCGAAGGATCCTCTAGTTCATTCTCTAATTCAACAGCAATGGTAATGTCATCATCTGATATCACAGTTAATATTATGTTGCAGAATTTCTTTATTTATGAGATAAAAGGAAATTGAGAACTTTCGTTTTCTGATGCAGGGAATAATATCTCGGTTGACTGAACACCGTGTTCGCCTTCCTGAAAATTTTGGAAGCTATAAATTGGTTGAATGGAATCTTGAGCCTCCTTCGAGAAGGTGCTGAAACTATTGGCTAATTTTTTTCTTGTTcgtatattttattaataatcatgcttcattttattaAACTGAGGTGTCTGCCTCATAAAAAGCTATCTAAAAATCTAAATACCAAGTACATGCAGTTTTTTGTCCGCTAGGAAGCTATCAAGTAAATTTTACAAtggttttacttttataattgtgAAACAAAAACTAAGAATCTGTTATTGAAGTAAAAGGAGTTCCTTTTGCAAAGGGCACAACAGTTTAATTTCGGAAAAGCTATAAAGGAATTCCATTTGTACATGTAACAATCTTTGACAGGATAAATTATTGAAGTAAAAGAAGTAGAAGCAAGAGAAGTAATAGTGAACAGATAAATATATGGATTGATGACTGTACATATAATGCATCATCATGTGCTAAATGCTTCTAGTACATGCTTTGATGTGCTTACTAAAAGAAGTCCTTCATGAAAACTTGATGTTTCACTCACTCCTTGCATTCGTTTTATGCTTCTTTCTAATGTTATCATCTGCTGTGTCGTTACTGAGTCCAGTGTCTTCCATGAGATTTAGTTGAATTTTGTATTTCCCAATCACCGATAATACAACTGTTATGCAGATCATGGTGGAAGCGACATTTGGTTGCTGTAGCAATCGGTGTTTCCGTGCTGCTGCTGCTTAGCTTCTCAACCTTCCTGGTTTGGTACATGCGGAGACGGAGAATTAGAGGGCCGGGTGCATACAGGTCAGTGGATGATGCTGTTCCAGAACAAGAACTCCAGCCTATGTGAGATCATGTCTTTTTAATTCAAGAAGCAGCCATGTAGATTCTACACCAGCAGAAGTATGATGAGATCAGAAGTCCACATAATTTTGCTCAAGCATGTTGCTGCCTGAAGTAGTACTCTTAGCTCAGCTGACAGAGGAATATGTGGCTGGAACCAGATGCAGATGAGGAGCTGCTCCTCCATTGGCTGATGATGCCAGTCTCTTTGtcactctttctttttctcttctcttttcttggAAAGAATCGATACACGAGAATGAATGAGACCCATCTTAGATCTGATTGTGTATCTGCTTGTATAATCTAACATTACCAATCAAAACAACAGGGCTGTTGGGGACTTGAATTTTGCAGTACATAAGTGGATGAGATCTATTGATCTCATGTTCCTTCTCATTTGCACTGAAGAATTCACTTTTGACCGAGTGAGTTCTCGTGAGAAACACTTGGAAGCAAAAGAATTCACCTGGAAAGGTGGAAAGGAAGACCCCCTTTTGCCGTCCTCGCAAAAGCTTCATCGCATCGCATCGCATCTTTACCGGAGACCCACAACGGCAGGCAAGCCACAGGACATCCAACAATGACGATAACCTAATCACGCCACTTCCCGAGACAAGCTTACTGCCACGCCAACGGTCACCGCAAGCCCGTCGCCCTTTCTTGAAGTCCCAATCAAGAAAAGGTGAGTAAACTCGCAGTAAAAGCTCGCAACGGCAGGGAAAGGTGGGGGCCCACGACAGGGGTCAGGAACCGTTGGCGGAAAGCTAGCAACCTATACCATTACTGTACCACCTAAACCCGTCTGTTACCTCCTTCGAACCGGAATCCCGTCACCCCCGCGGCCGCGGGACCCGAGCGCGTTAATCCTGCCGAGCTGGCGTCCTGACTCCCCCCATGTGCTGCTGCGCCCCCGTGAAGCGTACTCTCTTTGCCCTCTGTTTAGCTATTTATCGTCACCCGTTGGATCAGTCACTCCTCGCTTCACTAACGCTCTTCACCCAtctccctctccttcttcttctcgatGGATCGCCTCCGAGCAGTCTTCTGCATCGCCCTCCTCTGCCTCGCGGCCTCCGACTCCGCCGCACAGTCCCCCGCGGCCGCTCCCACCACCTCCGCCGCTGCCCCATCCAAGTCGGCCACACCGGCACCCGCCAAAGCTCCCACCAAGCCCACCACCCCAGCCCCCGCTGCCGCGCCCACCAAGGCAGCCACCCCCTCCATCGCCCCCGTAGCCGCTCCCACCACCACGCCCCCCGCCACGGCTCCCACCACACCTGCTCCTACCACCCCCGCCACCGTCGCGGCCCCCGCCAAGGCGCCCTCGGCGGCAACCCCGACCTCGACGCCGCCGTCGCCGGCGCCGGTGACGTCCCCGCCCGCACCGCCGCCAACTACGTTGCTGCCTCCCGCGGCTTCCCCCATCCCATCGACCCCGGTCCCGGCCGCGGCGCCGCCGAAGGTCGCGGAGACGCCCGCCCCAACGccgagcaagaagaagaagaagaagacgaagaagcacGCCGCTGCCCCCGCTCCGGGCCCTCCGGCACCGTCCTCCGAATCACCGGCTAGCTCGTCCGAGGCTGCCTCCCCGGGACCCAGCGTCGCCGCCGACCAGAcagtactctttctctctctctctctctctccacatatATGAACACGCACACAAAAACCTAGATCCGACGAACCATGCTCACGATAGCCTACATTTGCGATGTTTCTACTAACGTGCGCCGATAGCCCGCGGTGTACCGAAGCCGTTTGCATTTAATGCTGGAAAGGCAACGCCGCACGGCGCATTTTAGCCGAAACAAAAGGCATTTTTGCTAATGTACGCACGCGAAGCAGAAGCACTGCATCACATCACTGGCTCTACTTGATTCATCAAGTAAGGGAAGCGATCACAAGCAGACAAATCTaacgctttctttttcttctgtgcAACGATGCAGAGTGGTGCAGCGACGGCAAGAGGCCTGCTCGTCTGGGTGATGGCTCTCCTCCTGGGGTTCGCCGTCGTCCTTGCGTAGATCTGAAGCTCCCCGAGACACTTCATACAAGCGCTAGTTTCCTATTCCTTTCATTTCTGCCTCAGTGCTGTGTCGTAGTTGTTACCGCATTCACTcggattcttttctttctttctactgtTGTCTTGAGgagtctctgtgtgtgtgtgtgtgattgtTGAAGATTAGTAGTGTATGTACCACATTTAATGATCCAGATCTACTTCTGCTCCAGCTGAAGGATGTTGGATCTCAGGTATGCATGCTGTCGATGACAGCTCCTGATGCATGCATAAAAACACAAGACAGGAACAGCTCAGCTTGGTTACAGTACATGCAACTTAGTACacgataaagcaaaaaaaaaaaccaaacatcATCTAATATATTTAACATCTAAAATGATAGTATATTAGATTTATTTATCAATGATTGAGAGTTTGAAATCTTATtcgatatatttttaaatatataattataataataatatattaattttatttatttataaataaattatttataatattatttgatatatattttatatcttaaTAGTAGTGATATATCAAACCCacttattaaatatttaagagTTGTCAATAAAATCTTTGATAATTTAAATCTTGCCTTCGACACTTAACATGATATTGGAATAAATTACTGATCCATCTTAAGATATATGTGGATGAAGTTGGTAAAGATTTGTGTTCATAGTATTGGATAAAGTTTTACATTAAATTGGACGAAGTTTAACTTGAGTTTTACAATAAGAAATAATCCTAAAGTACACCAactcaaaaaataattattctggaAAAAATACAAGCAACGTGTCTATATAAATTAGTAAGATCTATACTCCAACAGCTATAGTGGAGAATTAGGTTTGATGAAATTATCTTCAGAAAAGTGAATAAACAGTTAATTCGAATTTATTCCTCGAGCTAAAGTGATCGATGAAgaacaatattttttaatagtttCGTCTTCTAGACGAAATCATAGATGATGAAAATCAGGAAGAATTAAGAAATTAATAAGATGGATAAATGGGAGAAAACATACGACGTAAATAGGAAACGAAGATCAAGttcttattaattaattaattttttttaatttagtaacttatttaaattaaaattcaaaattattttttttatatttagagatatgattaattatatattactttatcattataattaaaaattatattaaaatctttataattttGAAAGTCAAACAAATATCTTATTTATCTTTAACATCAGAATGAAAAACATAACACATCACAGCGATGagcaaaatataattttattttttttcgtttCTAATAATTTTAATCCGACATTAGTTCTCCTACATTagtatatttaaatatatgaacTTCAGAGGGATATATGTACAAATTTATCATTAGTTAAATTAACCGAGTCGAACCGCGTGTTTCTCGATGTTCCATGTCATGACATGACAAAAAGGTGACGCGACTTGACTCGATGCCACCTTCTTGCACGACCAAATGCCCCCTTCCACACGCCACAGTGAACTATCATCCCCATtttaccattatatatatatatatatatatatatatataatataataataatataataataataataattttcacaTTAATTCCTGACAATTTGTGTTATTCTATAATAGAATTACGATTTTGCCCCCAAAACACGCATAACCAAACCCCCTACCTTTCCTTTCCGCCCTCGTTTTTTGACTGCTGACTTCTCATCCACTGATAAAAGGCCGCTCCTTTGACCCTTCGGCAACGAGTGCTCTCCCCACTTCTCCACTTCCTTTCTCTTCATCTCGGTACCTGCCGCCCTCCTCCATTCCTGCTCTCTTTCTCGGATGGCTCTTCTTCCGGTGGCGCTGCCCTgcctctcctccctcctcctcctcctcctcctcgtcgcgtCGCCGGCCTCCTCCAGCAACTCCGAGGGTGAGCTCTCTTTCTTTCCTTGCCGATCTCGGAATAAGAAAGATTAGAGGTTTTCTGACTTGGTTGATGGGCTGGGAAACAGGAGAGGCGTTGCACGCATGGAGGACGCGGCTCACCGATCCCACCAACGTGCTGCAGAGCTGGGATCCCACCCTCGTCAACCCCTGCACCTGGTTCCATGTCACCTGCGACTCCCAGAACCGTGTTATTCGCATGTAATCCCTTCTTCCCGGCCCTTTGTCTTCTCAAAGACCCCACCTTTATGGCCTCTCTTATTGGAAAAAGATGACCTTTGTTCGTGTTTGTTGCAGAGATTTGGGAAATTCCAACATCTCCGGCCCTCTCGCCTCCGAGCTTAGCCGCCTGGAGCACCTGCAATACCTGTAAGCGCTAGTGAACCTTTGTTTCTCTGTTCTTCGTTGTCAGAAAGTTTGGATCTTCATTCATGGACGATGTGGTTTCTTCTGGTTGCAGGGAGCTCTACAGGAACAACTTCGAGGGCAAAATCCCTGCGGAGTTGGGCAATTTGAAGAGCCTCATCAGCATGGATTTgtatgagaaccgactgcaaggagAGATTCCTAAGTCCTTTGCCAAATTGAAGTTACTTAGATTCTTGTGAGTTTGTTTATTTCTTTTCTggtcatataaaatattatgtttcCCTTGTCGTAAAAACATTTCGGAATCAGAAGAATTTATTCCCTTCTTTGGCTAATTCTCGTCTCACTTTGGTGACAATTATTTTCACAGGCGGCTAGACAACAACAGGCTTTCTGGAGCCATTCCCAGAGAGCTTGTTTTGCTTTCAAATCTCAAAGTCTTGTAAGAAACAATGGCCTATGATCCAAGTTTCTGTATTCTGTGCAATCATTATGGATTTAGCATTGAAAGGTCTCTTTCATTTGTTTCAGGGATGTTTCAAACAATGATCTTTGTGGAACCATTCCAATTGATGGACCATTTGCAAACTTTCCTCTTCAGAGGTAACGTTTTTTTCtaagtaaaaaagaaaacttaCCACTAGCTTGGTTTCCTGAATCTTCCATTACATGCCCAATATTGATGGAAGTGGAGTCAATTAGATGACCTCCTCATTTGTTTAGGCTCGTAACGGGCATATTTGCTGGAATTGATGTGGCAACATAACTTCTGTCATATTTTGAAAAGTTCTTGTTGAAAGTTTTGTGGTCCTACCATTGTTGaaattatgtcatttttcaatcttaattgataaaaaaaatcccaTTAGTTTGTTAGGCCTAAAATTATATGAGCTAGAATGCTTAAATCGAAGCTCATAATAGTATGCCCTTGTTTGATAAAAGAATTGACTCTATTTTGGTAGGTTTTGAACCATGTGTCCCATATTGCCTAAGCTCAAGTTAAGAGTAGTATATTTATCTA of Musa acuminata AAA Group cultivar baxijiao chromosome BXJ2-3, Cavendish_Baxijiao_AAA, whole genome shotgun sequence contains these proteins:
- the LOC135607868 gene encoding aspartic proteinase 36-like; this translates as MARARDRVAPLSFLPGLLFLASLAAGDGSPEPFLQTLTGGGVPSAMVLPLVLSYANSSRRSNVGRRFGRRQLQREDPSTATARMRLYDDLLTNGYYTTRLYIGTPPQKFALIVDSGSTVTYVPCSSCEQCGNHQDPRFQPDMSSTYDPLKCNVDCTCDKENMQCLYERQYAEMSSSSGLLGVDFISFGKESALKPQRATFGCETSESGDLFSQHADGIMGLGRGQLSIMDQLVDKGVISDSFSLCYGGMDIGGGAMVLGGITPPHGMIYARSNPGRSPYYNIDLKEIHVAGKPLRLNSKIFNGNHGTVLDSGTTYAYLPEEAFRAFRDAIMSKLHSLKQIRGPDPNYKDICFSGAGSDVSELSKTFPEVEMVFGNGQKLSLSPVNYLFRHSKVRGAYCLGVFQNGKDPTTLLGGIVVRNTLVTYDRQNERIGFWKTNCSVLSERLHSNEAPAPAPSVFSGSNLSIEESPAPSPIGLVDSVLAGQFRVGVITFDMFLNISFVDLVPHIKELAELIANELEVASDQVHFMNNTDNGNGTLIRWAIFPEGSSSSFSNSTAMGIISRLTEHRVRLPENFGSYKLVEWNLEPPSRRSWWKRHLVAVAIGVSVLLLLSFSTFLVWYMRRRRIRGPGAYRSVDDAVPEQELQPM
- the LOC103979424 gene encoding leucine-rich repeat protein 2, whose amino-acid sequence is MALLPVALPCLSSLLLLLLLVASPASSSNSEGEALHAWRTRLTDPTNVLQSWDPTLVNPCTWFHVTCDSQNRVIRIDLGNSNISGPLASELSRLEHLQYLELYRNNFEGKIPAELGNLKSLISMDLYENRLQGEIPKSFAKLKLLRFLRLDNNRLSGAIPRELVLLSNLKVLDVSNNDLCGTIPIDGPFANFPLQSFDNNSRLNGPELQGLASYDFGC
- the LOC103979425 gene encoding lysine-rich arabinogalactan protein 18, translated to MDRLRAVFCIALLCLAASDSAAQSPAAAPTTSAAAPSKSATPAPAKAPTKPTTPAPAAAPTKAATPSIAPVAAPTTTPPATAPTTPAPTTPATVAAPAKAPSAATPTSTPPSPAPVTSPPAPPPTTLLPPAASPIPSTPVPAAAPPKVAETPAPTPSKKKKKKTKKHAAAPAPGPPAPSSESPASSSEAASPGPSVAADQTSGAATARGLLVWVMALLLGFAVVLA